GGCGCTGGTCGACACCGCGACGAAATGACGGGCGATCGCGCCCTCGTCGCCGGCATGCGCGAGCAGCCAGGCGCGGGCGGTGCGGGCGTTGGCCAGGGTTTCCTGGGTGGTGAAGGTCTTCGAGGCGACGATGAAGAGCGTCGTCTCGGGCCGGCAGCGGCGCAGCACGTCGCCGATGTGCACGCCGTCCACGTTCGACACGAAATGCATGCGCAGGCCTGGATGGATCTCGTCCTTCAGCGCCTCGCACACCATCGCCGGGCCGAGGTCCGAGCCGCCGATGCCGATGTTGACCACGTCGGTGATCGCGTCGCCGCGCCAGCCGCGCCACTCTCCTGCACGCACCCGGGCGGCGAAGGCGGCCATGCGCCGGCGTACCGCATGCACCTCCGCGCCGACATCCACGCCATCGACCAGCCAGCGCGTCTCCGGGGGGCAGCGCAGGGCCACGTGCAGCACCGCGCGCTCCTCGGTGGTGTTGATGCGCTCGCCCGTGAACATGGCGGCGATGGCCCCCTGCAGTCCGGCCTCGTCGGCGAGCTTCAGCAGCAAGCCCAGGCTGTCCGCGCACAGCAGGTTCTTCGAGTAGTCCAGCGTCAGCCCGCAGGCGCTCGCCTGCATGTGCCGGCCACGCAGCGGATCGGTGTGGAACAGTTCGCGCAGCGTGGTCGAGAGGAGGGCGTCGCGCCGGGACGACAGGGCGGTCCAGGCGGCCGATTGCAGGATGTCGTGCATCGCGGAGGGCAAGCGGGGAAGTAGAACGGGGAGGAGGCGGGAGGATGCGGTATGGATCGCAGTCGAACCGTGATGTTACAGACAGCCTTCCGGCCTGTCTGCACCATCTGTGCGGGTCGGGAGGCGCGAGCGGATATATACTCGGCTTTCCCGAATTCATGCGAGATGCGCAACGGCATGCCGCTCAATATCCCGAATGCGCTGACCTGGGCGCGCATCGTCCTGATCCCGATCTTCGTCGGCATCTTCTACCTGCCTGACGCGATCATGCCGATGGCGACCAAGAACCTGGTCGCCACGCTGATCTTCATCGCGGCGGCGGTCACCGACTGGTTCGACGGCTATCTGGCGCGCGCGCTCGGGCAGACCTCGGCCTTCGGCGCCTTCCTCGATCCGGTCGCGGACAAGCTGATGGTGGCCGCCGCGCTGATCCTGCTCGTCCAGCTTTCCCGCGTCGATGCGCTGATCGCGGTGGTCATCATCGGCCGCGAGATCACGATTTCCGCGCTGCGCGAGTGGATGGCGCGGGTCGGCCAGTCGGCGAGCGTGGCGGTTGCCTATGTCGGCAAGCTCAAGACCGCCGCGCAGATGGTCGCGATCCCGCTGCTGCTGTTCAATGCGCCACTGTACGGGGTGGACCTGCGCATCCTCGGCAACATCCTGATCTACGTCGCCGCCGCGCTCACGCTGTGGTCGATGGGTTACTACCTGCATCGTGCGATGCCGCTGTTGCAGGGAAAGATCGGAAAATAATCAAAAAAGTTGACACCCGAAAATTCTTGCCTATAATGGCGGTCTTTCCCGAGCGGGAATAGCTCAGTTGGTAGAGCGCAACCTTGCCAAGGTTGAGGTCGCGAGTTCGAGACTCGTTTCCCGCTCCAAGAATTCGCAGGTCAGGCGAATGCCTGGCCCGGAGGCTCCAGCGGTAGCGGAGCAACCGGCCGAAACGGTCGTGGCGCGATGGCAGAGTGGTTATGCAGCGGCCTGCAAAGCCGTGTACCCCGGTTCGATTCCGAGTCGCGCCTCCAGAAGTAAAGTGGTTTTGAAGTAGTTGCGATGCGGTGCGGAAGTTGCTATATTTCGCGCCCTGTCGTCAAAGCGGGAATAGCTCAGTTGGTAGAGCGCAACCTTGCCAAGGTTGAGGTCGCGAGTTCGAGACTCGTTTCCCGCTCCAGAACATGAAGCCGGATGCGTACAATGTGCGCATCCGGCTTTTCCGTTCACCGTGCTGTTTCTAGCGCCGCCCGGCGCTGCAGCGCGGTTCGTGCAGCCCACCATGCTCGATATCCGCTTTCCGCTCCCCACAGGCACGGTCCTTCCCGATTACGGTGCCGACGGCCTGTACGGCCTCGCCAGCAGCCTGCGCCACTGGTTGCACGATCCCGGCGCGGCCTGGCCGTTCGCCGAGGTGGCTGCGGGCGAACGGGCGCTGGTCGTGCTGCTGGTCATCGACGGACTCGGGGACCGCTTTCTCGCCAGCGAGGGGCAGGGCTCGGCGCTGCATGCCGCGCGTCGGCGTGCGCTGACCTCGGTATGCCCGAGCACGACCGCGAGCGCGGTCACGACCCTGCTGACCGGCGTGGCGCCGGCCGTCCATGGGCTCAACGGCTGGTTCATCCACGATCACCGCTTCGGCGGCGTGATCGCGCCGCTGCCGCTGATGCAGCGCGCTGGCCCGGCGCTCGATGCCTTCCGCCTGCTGCCCAGGCTGTGTCCGGCGCCGTCCATGTTCCACCATGCCTGTCGGCCGGTGAATGTGGTTTCCCCGGCAGAGATCGCGTTCTCGCGCTTTTCCCTGCACCACGCCCGCGGCGCCCATATCGAGCCTTACGAGGGGATGGAGGGACTTGGCGCCGCCATCGTCGCGATGGCCGACGCGCTTGCCGGGAGCGGCGGTCTCATCCACGCCTATTACGCCAGTTTCGACGCCCTGAGCCATGCCTACGGCAGCCGCTCGGCCGCGACCAGGACCTGCTTCGGTCGCCTCGACGACCTGTTCGTGCGCCTGCAGCGTGCGCTTGCCGGGCGCGACGTGCGCATCGTGGTCACCGCCGACCATGGCTTCACCGATGCGGATCCGTCGCGTTGCGTGGACCTGCCGCCCGACGGCGAGGTCGCGCGCATGCTGGCCGCGGCCCTGTTCGGCGAGCGTCGCCTCGCCTTCTGCAAGCTCAGGGAGGGCGCCGCGGGCGAGTTCGAATCCTGGGCTGGCGACGCACTCGCGGGCAAGGCGGTGGTGGTATCGGGCGAGTCCGTGCTGAACTCCGGCCTGCTTGGCCCCGGTAGTCGGAATCCGCGGCTGCGCGAACGCGTCGGCACCCACGTGCTGCTCATGGAGCCCGGCTGGACGATCGTCGATCACGTAGAGGGAGAGACCCAGCACGAGATGATCGGCGTGCACGGTGGGCTCAGCGCCGACGAGATGCTCGTGCCCCTGATCGTGGCGCGAACCTGAGCGCTGCAGCGATCAGTGCAGTTCGTCGTCGAGCGGCGGCACCGGCAGCACCATGATGCCTTCCTCGAGTAGTTCCTCGATCTCGTCGCGCGAGGCCGCGCCGCGGATGTCGCGCGCCTCGGCTTCGCCATGATGGATGCGGCGCGCCTCCTCGGGCAGACGCTCGCCCACGTCCTCCGCAGCCTTCGCCATCCGGCGCAGTGCGCCGAGCAGCTCCGCAACGGCTGCGGGCGTGGCTGTGCCCGGGGCGGGTGAGGGCGATGCGGCGATCGCGGCCGCAGTCTGCGGGGAAGCGACCGAGGGGCGGCCGGATGGCGCCTCGGCCGCGGGCGTGCTGCGCGTCTGCACGTAGGGCGCGCTCGGCAGGCGGCGGACTTCGGTGCCATTGCACACCGGGCAGCTCACCAGGCCGCGCGCCAGCTGGGCCTCGAACGCCGCGCTGGACGCGAACCACCCTTCGAAGCGGTGTTCGTTGGCGCAGGACAGGTCGAGGACGATCATGGCATTCGGGTGCGGGCTGGATGAGTCGCGCCAATTGTCGCATCCCGGGCTGATTGCGGCCATCGCTGCGTGTTCGCGGCGCCGCCGCGGTACAATGCGCGCCGCTGCCCGGGTGGCGAAACTGGTAAACGCAGCGGACTTAAAATCCGCCGCCTCAAGGCTTACGGGTTCGACCCCCGTCCCGGGCACCACCATCCGCTCGTCATCTCCGCCGTGGCACGGCCGGAGTGAACGATAGCGGCGCGCTCAGTCGAGCCGCTGCGTTTCCGCGATCAGCTCGCCGAGCAGCTGGAACGCCTTCTCCTCGGAGAGCTTGTCGGCGGCGGACAGGTTGAGGATGGTCTTGGCCAGCGCCTCGGCAATCGGGCCGCTGGTCCCCGCGGTCTTGTCGAACAGGCGGTGGGCGGTCGTTCGCGCGGCCGGTACCTGCGCGCCGCCTGCCGGACGGAATTCCTGCCCGCGTTGCTCCGACGGAGCCTGCTGGGCGGGCGCTGCGGCGCCGTCGGCACGCAGGCTTCGCCATACCGCTTCGGGGACCTCGCCTTCGCTGCGTAGCTGATCCAGCCAGCCGCGTACCAGACCCAGCCCGTCCTCGATCGCGACGGCGAACGGGTCCGACACCGGCTTGCGTGCCGAGGTCATCAGGCTGATGCGGCTGCCCGAGGTGCCGGCCAGTTGGGCGAGCCGGTTCTTGGTTCCGCGTGCGCCCGTCAGCATGATCAGGTTGAGGCGCCGATTTTCCAGGAGCTGCTTGCGATCGCTCGCCGGCATCCACTCCGGGTGCTGCGCATCGGTCGTGGCCGATGCCGGGTCTTCGACAATATTGGTCATGGGAATCGAGGGCTTGCACGCCCGTCTTGACGATTTGGGTCGCCGAAGTTCAGGTGGGCTCTACGACGAGCCGACGGCCGTTGCGGCGCGGGCCCGTCGAGCTGGCAACCAGTCTGCATCGCGACCCGCGCGAGGTCAAGATTTCGCTGCGCTTCGTCAATTTACCGAAGGATTACGGCGTTGGCCAACCGGCTGAGGCCGTTGTCATCGATTCGCATCGTCGAGGTCGAACTCGTGATCCAGAATGATCGAAAGGTGGCGCAGCTCGTCGGTGGTCGCGGCGACTTCGGCACGGATGGCGTGGATGTCCCGGCGATCGAGGGCGCGCTGAAGCCGCCCGAGGCACTCGTCGAGCCTGTCGGCGCCGATCATGGCCGCGGTGCCGGTCAGGGTCTGGCACCAGGCCTGCAGGTCGCGATGGTCGAGGGTGCGCGAGGCGAGCTCGAGCCTGGCGATGCGGTCGGGGGCGAGTTCGTAGAACTGGCGCGCGATCTCGCGCTGCAATTGCCAGTCGGGGCCGACGAAAGCCTCGAAGGAGGGGGCGTCGAAGCCCGAGGGCGCCGGCTTGGAAGGCGTGGCGCCGGCTTCCGGAAGGATCTGCCGGATGAGTTTCTTCAGCAGCGCCGGCCGCAAGGGCTTGGTGAACACGTGGACCTGCGGCAGATTGAGCAGCGGGCGCATGCTCTCGTGGCTGGCCGCGCTGACGACCAGGATCGGCACCTCGACCAGGCCGTACTTGCGCTTGACGATGTCGAGAAACTCGAAACCGTCGAAGCCCGGCATGTGCAGGTCGAGGATGACGAGGTCGGGCCAGTTCTGCGCCAGGTAGAGCAGGGCGTCATAGCCGTTCTCCGCGCTCGCTATGCTGATCCCGGGCACCGCCGAGAGCAGCGTCTCGCGGTAGAAGGTCGCGTACAGCGGATCGTCCTCGACCACGAGGGCCCGGGGTTGGTCGCTTGCGGTGCTCGGCCTGTCCATGAGTTCGGGATACCTGGTCTATTGGGAGGGGGTGGCGGCGGCACCGTCGAGTTGCTCCGCAGCCGTGCGCTGGTCGATCCGTTTCCGCAGCGCCACGAGCTGGGGAAAGAGCGTGACCGCGACATCGACGATGGCGGGGTCGAAGTGCGAGCCGCGGCCGGCCTTGATCAGGGCCAACACCTCATCCTCGCCGAGTGCCGGGCGGTAGCAGCGGTCCATCATCAGCGCATCGAGGAAGTCCGCGACCGCAACGATGCGTGCGCACAGCGGGATCTCCAGCGCACGGAGCCCGGATGGATAGCCGGTGCCATTCCAGCGCTCATGGTGGCCGAGGGCGATCTCGGCGGCCATCCGCAGCACGGGAACGTCGGTGCCGCCGAGGATCTGGGCGCCGATCAGCGAGTGGGTTTCCATGATCCTGCGCTCGTCGGTTGTCAGCGGACCGGGCTTCTTGAGGATGTCGTCCGGGATGCCGATCTTGCCGACGTCGTGCATCGGTGCCGACTGGGCGATCAGTTCGCACCACTCGGCCGGCTGTCCGAGCGCCTTCGCAATCGCGCCGGACAGGGCGCCGATGCGCTCGATGTGCGCGCCGGTGTCGCCGTCCTTGTACTCGGCAGCGAGGGCCAGCTTCGACAGGGTGATCCGATGCGCATGTGCGAGCCGCTGGTAGGCCTGCTCCCGTTGCTTGCGCAACTGGTGCATGTCCTGCACGTAGCGCAGCAGCTGGGACTGGTCGAGATCGTTGGCCGGAGGGGGTGAAGGGGCTTCCATGCGGGATCAGGCGGACGGGGTGGTCTGGATGTCGGGGGGGGCGGCTCGCATGTCTTCGGTGTGTGCGGGGGTGAGCGGGAACCATAGGGTAACGCAGGTCCCGACCTTGGGAACGCTTTCCAGGGTCACGCTGCCGCCGTGAACCTTCATGATCTCCTTGACCAGCGGCAGGCCGAGGCCGGTGCCGGGGATGTGGCCCGAGCGATCGCTACGATAGAAGCGTTCGAAGGCGTGGCTGCATTCCTCGGCATCCATGCCCATGCCTTGGTCGCGCACCGCCACACCGATGAAGCCCAGCCCCTCCGGATGCGCGCTGTGGACGGCGAGTTCGATGTCGCCCCCGCCGGGAGAGAACTTGCAGGCGTTGGAGAGCAGGTTGAGCAGCGCCTGCTGGAACTTCGCGCGGTCCATGCGGATCGTCGGCAGCTCCGCCGGCAGTTCGAGCACCAGCCGATGGGTGTGGTCCGGGATCAGGAAGGCGGCAAGCGCTTCGTCGATCGCCTGGCGCAGCGGCATGTCGTCGAAGCGGAAGCTCTCCGCGCGCCTTGCCTCGATTCGGGCGAGGTCGAGCAGGTCGGTCAGCAGGTCGGTGAGGCGGTGGGCCTGGCTGTTGATCGTGGCGAGCACTTCCCGGGTCTTGGCCTCGTCGTATCTGCGCATCATCAGCAGTTCGGAGAAGCCCATGATGCTCGACATCGGGGTGCGCAGTTCATGGGCCGCGGTCGACAGGAACTCGCTCTTCATGCGGTCGAGTTCGGCTTCGCGGGTGACGTCGCGGTAATAGAGCACCAGCGAGGCCGAGCTCGCGCCGCAGTAGCGGTAGGTCTGGCGCAGCATGCAGGGCTTGGGCCGGGCGAGGCGCAGCAGGCAGTCCTGGGCCAGGTCTTCTCCGCTCCTGGCCGGATTGGGCGCGGGATCGGGAAGGTGGAGCAGACCGTGGCCGTTCTCGAGCAGGCCGTGGACATGCTCGCCGAATTCGGCGAGCGTGATCCCCGTGAGTGCGCCGATGCTGGTGCCGAAGCTGCGTTCGGCGGCGGCGTTGACATAGCTGAGCCGTCCGTCCTTGTCGAAACAGATCAGCGGGTCGGGGCTGAGGGTGAACACGGCGTCGAAACGCGACAACCACTCGAGCAGCAGATCCTCGGTCCGACGCCGCTCGGTGATGTCGCTCTGCACGCCCACGTAGTGCGTCACCTCGCCGCTGAGCGGATTGGCCAGGGGTGAAATGGACAGCTCGTTCCAGTACAGGGTGCCGTCCTTGCGGTAGTTGCGCAGCGTCACCGAACAAGGCTGGCGGGTGGCCACCGCCTCGTCCAGCTGGGCGATCTCGGGCTGCTCGCGGTCGTCGCGATGGAGCAGGCGCGGATTCCTGCCGGCCACCTCGGCGAAGCAGTAGCCGGTGATGTTCTCGAAGGCGTGGTTGACATAGATGATCGGGTTGTCCGGCTGCTGCAGGTCGGTGATGACGATGCCGTTCTGCACCGCCTGCAGCGCCCGGTCGCGCAGGGCGATGGCGAGGCTGGCCTCGTGGCGCCGGGTGACGTCGGTGACCAGGACGATGGCGTGCGGCGCCTGCGCCGTGTCCTCGACCATCACGCGCGAGACCGAGACCTCGATGAACGCCTCGCTGCCATCGGCGCGCCGATGCGCCAACAGCACCGCCTCGCCGGGCGCACGTTCGGCCTCGATCGCCGCCCCGGCACTGCCCGGAAAGACCTCCGCGGGCCAGCGCGCACCGAGCACCGCGGCGGCGGCGAAGCCGGTGATGTGGAGGAAGGCGGGATTGGCGTAGTGCACGCGCTGGCCGTCATCGGCCTGGCGCAGGATCAGCACGCCGCTTTCCGTCGACGCCAGCGCCTGTTCCTTGAGCACGCGTTCGCGTTCCGAGTGCGCGACCTCGATGGTGCGCGCCTCGAGTGTAGCGGCGAGCTGGCGCTGGGTGTCGCGGAGCGCGGCGATCATGCGATACACCGTGGCCGTGAGCAGCCGGAAGCGGTCCCCATCGCCAGGGATCTCGGCCACCACCGGCAGCGCGTCGAGCTCGCCGGCTGCGACCCGGGCTGCGGTGTGCTCGAGTTCGTTGAGCGGTGCGGCGACGATCAGAGCGAGGCGACGACTCTGCCAGGCGATCAGGGCGAAGATGCCGACGCCGATGGCGAGGAAGGCGGCCATCAGCCAGTAGATCGGGCGGTTGGCGAGCTGGCGGTCGATGGCGACTTCGATGGCGAGCGGTAGATTCCAGCCGGAGATGGCGAACAGGGGGGCCAGATGGGCGAGTTCGTCGCCT
This genomic stretch from Thauera sp. GDN1 harbors:
- a CDS encoding PAS domain S-box protein, with amino-acid sequence MALTPFTRSGRWKRAGLATRITMLSALLTAVVMVPVLILSYAALHSLMRDKIEANLRESATVARLAFEAQLDALVDKIASASKQTIFSDALADSGARSQYTLPILQDICDASPKITALVLTDFRGQLLEEGCDREQRWHAEQGLQLQRIIEEGRLTLTLAHPDHALHLNLAAPIVFLPSGSFEGALVADLDLESMFAAATKAVDGRYAFRLKRTDAGAGSGGAGEGDELAHLAPLFAISGWNLPLAIEVAIDRQLANRPIYWLMAAFLAIGVGIFALIAWQSRRLALIVAAPLNELEHTAARVAAGELDALPVVAEIPGDGDRFRLLTATVYRMIAALRDTQRQLAATLEARTIEVAHSERERVLKEQALASTESGVLILRQADDGQRVHYANPAFLHITGFAAAAVLGARWPAEVFPGSAGAAIEAERAPGEAVLLAHRRADGSEAFIEVSVSRVMVEDTAQAPHAIVLVTDVTRRHEASLAIALRDRALQAVQNGIVITDLQQPDNPIIYVNHAFENITGYCFAEVAGRNPRLLHRDDREQPEIAQLDEAVATRQPCSVTLRNYRKDGTLYWNELSISPLANPLSGEVTHYVGVQSDITERRRTEDLLLEWLSRFDAVFTLSPDPLICFDKDGRLSYVNAAAERSFGTSIGALTGITLAEFGEHVHGLLENGHGLLHLPDPAPNPARSGEDLAQDCLLRLARPKPCMLRQTYRYCGASSASLVLYYRDVTREAELDRMKSEFLSTAAHELRTPMSSIMGFSELLMMRRYDEAKTREVLATINSQAHRLTDLLTDLLDLARIEARRAESFRFDDMPLRQAIDEALAAFLIPDHTHRLVLELPAELPTIRMDRAKFQQALLNLLSNACKFSPGGGDIELAVHSAHPEGLGFIGVAVRDQGMGMDAEECSHAFERFYRSDRSGHIPGTGLGLPLVKEIMKVHGGSVTLESVPKVGTCVTLWFPLTPAHTEDMRAAPPDIQTTPSA
- the pgsA gene encoding CDP-diacylglycerol--glycerol-3-phosphate 3-phosphatidyltransferase; amino-acid sequence: MPLNIPNALTWARIVLIPIFVGIFYLPDAIMPMATKNLVATLIFIAAAVTDWFDGYLARALGQTSAFGAFLDPVADKLMVAAALILLVQLSRVDALIAVVIIGREITISALREWMARVGQSASVAVAYVGKLKTAAQMVAIPLLLFNAPLYGVDLRILGNILIYVAAALTLWSMGYYLHRAMPLLQGKIGK
- a CDS encoding response regulator, producing MDRPSTASDQPRALVVEDDPLYATFYRETLLSAVPGISIASAENGYDALLYLAQNWPDLVILDLHMPGFDGFEFLDIVKRKYGLVEVPILVVSAASHESMRPLLNLPQVHVFTKPLRPALLKKLIRQILPEAGATPSKPAPSGFDAPSFEAFVGPDWQLQREIARQFYELAPDRIARLELASRTLDHRDLQAWCQTLTGTAAMIGADRLDECLGRLQRALDRRDIHAIRAEVAATTDELRHLSIILDHEFDLDDANR
- a CDS encoding DUF1178 family protein — translated: MIVLDLSCANEHRFEGWFASSAAFEAQLARGLVSCPVCNGTEVRRLPSAPYVQTRSTPAAEAPSGRPSVASPQTAAAIAASPSPAPGTATPAAVAELLGALRRMAKAAEDVGERLPEEARRIHHGEAEARDIRGAASRDEIEELLEEGIMVLPVPPLDDELH
- a CDS encoding alkaline phosphatase family protein, whose protein sequence is MLDIRFPLPTGTVLPDYGADGLYGLASSLRHWLHDPGAAWPFAEVAAGERALVVLLVIDGLGDRFLASEGQGSALHAARRRALTSVCPSTTASAVTTLLTGVAPAVHGLNGWFIHDHRFGGVIAPLPLMQRAGPALDAFRLLPRLCPAPSMFHHACRPVNVVSPAEIAFSRFSLHHARGAHIEPYEGMEGLGAAIVAMADALAGSGGLIHAYYASFDALSHAYGSRSAATRTCFGRLDDLFVRLQRALAGRDVRIVVTADHGFTDADPSRCVDLPPDGEVARMLAAALFGERRLAFCKLREGAAGEFESWAGDALAGKAVVVSGESVLNSGLLGPGSRNPRLRERVGTHVLLMEPGWTIVDHVEGETQHEMIGVHGGLSADEMLVPLIVART
- a CDS encoding HD domain-containing phosphohydrolase — its product is MEAPSPPPANDLDQSQLLRYVQDMHQLRKQREQAYQRLAHAHRITLSKLALAAEYKDGDTGAHIERIGALSGAIAKALGQPAEWCELIAQSAPMHDVGKIGIPDDILKKPGPLTTDERRIMETHSLIGAQILGGTDVPVLRMAAEIALGHHERWNGTGYPSGLRALEIPLCARIVAVADFLDALMMDRCYRPALGEDEVLALIKAGRGSHFDPAIVDVAVTLFPQLVALRKRIDQRTAAEQLDGAAATPSQ